One window of uncultured Erythrobacter sp. genomic DNA carries:
- a CDS encoding peptidylprolyl isomerase — MKKLTIAIAALALPSIVLAQDEPEAAPSPNQIVEEASADEWVAIAAEDLLVMTLAPDAQGREREVILQLMPAPFSQGWVENIRTLARAEWYDGISVNRVQDNYVVQWGDPGHDNPESGEVETKPLPEGLNVMGEEDYVARPPSAFSGPEQFERAVLNGAIAGGFDINNPPEAPFDADEMFLRDRYSAAAIIGRGWALGGSREEGVWPVHCYGMVGVGRSYSPDTGSGAELYTVIGHAPRHLDRNIALVGRIISGMEHLSSLPRGSGALGFYTDEEAELRTPIQSIRVAADLPAAHQPRFEYLSTEGATFARYAEARTNRRDPFFIVPAGGADICNIPVPVRVVSDDKE, encoded by the coding sequence ATGAAGAAACTGACCATCGCCATTGCCGCGCTCGCGCTACCATCGATTGTTCTGGCACAGGACGAGCCGGAGGCCGCGCCCTCGCCCAATCAGATCGTCGAGGAAGCTTCGGCGGATGAGTGGGTCGCGATTGCAGCTGAAGACCTGCTGGTGATGACGCTTGCCCCCGATGCGCAGGGGCGGGAACGCGAAGTGATCCTGCAATTGATGCCCGCACCCTTCAGCCAGGGCTGGGTGGAGAACATCCGCACGCTCGCCCGCGCCGAGTGGTATGACGGCATCTCGGTCAACCGCGTGCAGGACAATTACGTCGTCCAATGGGGCGATCCGGGGCACGACAATCCTGAGAGCGGCGAGGTGGAGACCAAGCCGCTGCCCGAGGGGCTGAATGTAATGGGGGAGGAGGATTATGTCGCGAGACCACCCTCGGCATTTTCTGGTCCTGAACAATTCGAACGCGCCGTTCTAAATGGTGCGATCGCTGGTGGATTCGACATCAACAACCCGCCTGAAGCGCCCTTCGATGCCGATGAAATGTTTTTGCGGGATAGATATTCCGCAGCCGCGATCATAGGGCGCGGCTGGGCCCTTGGTGGTTCGCGGGAGGAAGGCGTCTGGCCCGTCCATTGCTACGGCATGGTCGGTGTTGGGCGCTCCTACTCACCTGACACCGGCTCGGGCGCGGAGCTCTACACGGTGATCGGCCATGCGCCGCGCCATCTCGATCGCAATATCGCGCTGGTGGGACGGATCATCAGCGGGATGGAGCATCTCTCCTCGCTGCCGCGTGGGTCGGGCGCGTTGGGCTTCTACACCGATGAAGAGGCGGAACTGCGCACGCCGATCCAGTCCATCCGCGTCGCCGCCGACTTGCCCGCAGCCCACCAGCCGCGTTTCGAATATCTCTCCACCGAAGGGGCAACCTTCGCCCGCTATGCCGAGGCGCGCACCAACCGGCGTGACCCGTTCTTCATCGTGCCAGCCGGCGGCGCGGATATCTGCAATATCCCTGTGCCGGTGCGGGTGGTTTCGGACGATAAGGAGTGA
- a CDS encoding IS6 family transposase, translating into MSRQSRAKPASPFKRFNSSPEVIRLVVMMYIRFPLSLRNVEDLLAERGIDICHETVRFWWNRFGPMFGADIKRQRISRMRGFRNWCWHVDEVFVKINGETHYLWRAVDHEGEILESYVTKKRDKSAALRFFKKTLKRHGKAETIVTDGLKSYPAAMRELGNLERREMGRWLNNRAENSHLPFRRRERAMLRFRQMKSLQKFAAVHANVHNHFNLDRHLVDRQTYKANRSAALADWQNLVA; encoded by the coding sequence ATGAGCCGTCAGTCGAGAGCCAAACCAGCCAGCCCATTCAAACGCTTCAATTCATCGCCTGAGGTCATTCGTCTGGTTGTGATGATGTACATCCGCTTTCCGCTGAGCTTGCGGAATGTCGAAGATCTGCTTGCCGAACGAGGTATCGACATTTGTCATGAAACGGTGCGGTTTTGGTGGAACCGGTTCGGTCCGATGTTTGGGGCTGATATCAAGCGCCAGCGCATCAGCAGAATGCGCGGCTTCAGAAATTGGTGCTGGCACGTCGATGAGGTTTTCGTAAAGATCAATGGCGAGACGCACTACCTTTGGCGCGCGGTCGATCACGAAGGTGAGATCTTGGAAAGCTATGTCACCAAGAAACGCGATAAATCTGCGGCTTTGCGATTCTTCAAGAAGACATTGAAGCGGCACGGCAAGGCAGAAACGATCGTGACCGACGGGCTGAAATCTTACCCGGCAGCGATGCGCGAACTGGGAAATCTCGAACGCAGAGAGATGGGCAGGTGGCTCAACAACCGGGCAGAGAATAGCCATCTTCCATTCCGACGAAGGGAGCGAGCGATGCTGAGGTTTCGACAGATGAAATCACTTCAGAAGTTCGCTGCAGTTCACGCCAACGTCCACAATCACTTCAACCTAGACCGTCACCTCGTGGACAGACAGACTTACAAAGCAAACCGCTCAGCTGCCTTGGCTGATTGGCAAAATCTTGTGGCTTGA